The Desulfomicrobium orale DSM 12838 genome includes a window with the following:
- a CDS encoding elongation factor G, which translates to MKKRVSFRNIGIIAHIDAGKTTLTERLLFYARKIHRLGEVHDGNATMDYLEEEQKRGITITSACTTIEWRDCRINIIDTPGHVDFNVEVERALRVCDGAVMVFCAVNGIESQSETVWRQAEKYHLPKLVFVNKIDRPGADYQAVTADMAARFGVTPLPLTVPVPGVEEGAVLDVLRGRMLVFDPGDQGETVREEDAPDRDYLAARRMACIEALAELDDAIMEKYLAEEEPGMDELLSAVRRVTLSGRGVPVYCGSALRNTGVQPLMDGVARFLPAPDESFSHAAVQERLRDAEVAGDRFVGFVFKVLFEGAHKKNFLRVYGGRIGENSAVYNSRLGGFEKIHKLYTVHANRHEPVAEAGAGEIVLATGLRDCRTGDTLFSGKSALQLENIDVLQPVLNVALVPGSASDTEKLQMLLERYAVEDPTLRSFTDQETDQLIVSGLGELHLEVVLERLRRESGVPFRHGNPQVIFMETVREAASGEGVCSRMIGDQRHGGLVRVSVHPARRGEGSAVTTELPEGAQTAVAVRAAEDALQAGVGGCVMTDTRVRVESVEPFEGGLTELGVRMAALDAMQRALSAASPVRLEPIMSVELRTPAEYVGECVNLLGIKNARILDVRSSEGGSEIMALAPMRQLFGFATELRSRTKGKAFYSLTFSRYDTEN; encoded by the coding sequence ATGAAAAAACGCGTCAGTTTTCGCAATATAGGCATCATCGCCCACATCGACGCGGGCAAGACCACCCTGACCGAACGCCTGCTTTTCTACGCCCGGAAGATTCACAGGCTGGGCGAGGTCCATGACGGCAACGCCACCATGGACTATCTTGAGGAAGAGCAGAAGCGGGGCATTACCATCACTTCGGCCTGCACCACCATCGAGTGGCGGGACTGCCGTATCAACATCATCGACACGCCGGGACACGTGGATTTCAACGTGGAGGTGGAGCGCGCCCTGCGCGTGTGCGACGGCGCGGTGATGGTCTTCTGCGCCGTGAACGGCATCGAATCCCAGAGCGAGACCGTATGGCGGCAGGCCGAGAAGTATCATCTCCCCAAGCTGGTGTTTGTGAACAAGATCGACCGCCCTGGCGCGGATTATCAGGCCGTGACGGCGGATATGGCCGCCCGTTTCGGCGTGACGCCGCTGCCGCTGACCGTGCCTGTTCCCGGCGTGGAGGAAGGAGCGGTACTCGACGTACTGCGCGGCCGCATGCTGGTTTTCGATCCCGGTGATCAGGGCGAGACCGTACGGGAGGAGGATGCTCCGGACCGGGATTATCTGGCCGCCCGGCGCATGGCCTGCATCGAGGCTCTGGCCGAGCTCGATGACGCGATCATGGAAAAATATCTGGCCGAAGAAGAACCCGGCATGGATGAGCTGCTGTCCGCCGTGCGCCGGGTCACCCTTTCCGGCCGGGGAGTGCCTGTCTATTGCGGCAGCGCTCTCAGGAACACGGGCGTGCAGCCCCTCATGGACGGGGTGGCGCGGTTTCTGCCCGCCCCGGACGAGTCCTTTTCCCATGCGGCGGTCCAGGAGCGCCTGCGGGACGCGGAGGTGGCCGGAGACAGATTTGTGGGCTTCGTGTTCAAGGTGCTGTTCGAAGGCGCGCACAAAAAGAATTTTCTGCGGGTCTATGGCGGCCGGATCGGCGAGAACAGCGCAGTGTACAACTCCCGGCTGGGCGGATTCGAAAAGATCCACAAACTCTATACGGTGCACGCCAACCGCCACGAACCCGTCGCCGAGGCGGGAGCGGGAGAGATCGTTCTGGCTACCGGACTCAGGGATTGCCGCACCGGGGACACGCTTTTCTCCGGCAAGTCCGCCTTGCAGCTGGAAAATATCGATGTGCTCCAGCCTGTTCTGAACGTGGCGCTGGTGCCGGGCAGCGCCAGCGATACGGAAAAGCTTCAGATGCTGCTTGAAAGATATGCAGTGGAAGATCCCACGCTGCGTTCTTTCACGGATCAGGAAACGGACCAGCTCATTGTGTCCGGCCTGGGGGAGCTGCATCTGGAAGTGGTGCTGGAGCGGCTGCGGCGGGAAAGCGGCGTGCCTTTCCGCCACGGCAATCCGCAGGTCATCTTCATGGAGACGGTGCGGGAGGCGGCTTCGGGCGAGGGCGTCTGTTCCCGGATGATCGGCGATCAGCGCCATGGCGGGCTGGTCCGGGTTTCGGTGCACCCGGCCCGGCGCGGGGAAGGCAGTGCCGTGACGACGGAACTGCCTGAGGGCGCGCAGACCGCGGTTGCCGTGCGCGCTGCCGAGGATGCCCTGCAAGCCGGAGTGGGCGGGTGCGTCATGACCGACACCCGCGTCCGCGTGGAATCTGTGGAGCCTTTCGAGGGCGGCCTGACGGAACTCGGGGTGCGCATGGCCGCTCTGGATGCCATGCAGCGGGCCCTGTCGGCAGCTTCGCCTGTCCGCCTTGAACCCATCATGAGTGTGGAGTTGCGCACACCCGCCGAATATGTCGGCGAATGCGTGAATCTTCTGGGCATCAAGAACGCGCGCATTCTGGATGTGCGTTCTTCGGAGGGCGGATCGGAAATCATGGCCCTGGCTCCCATGCGCCAGCTCTTCGGCTTCGCCACGGAACTGCGCTCCCGGACCAAGGGCAAGGCCTTCTACTCTCTGACTTTCAGTCGCTACGACACGGAAAACTAG
- the leuB gene encoding 3-isopropylmalate dehydrogenase, with amino-acid sequence MRICIIPGDGIGPEIMTQAVAVLEKTARKFGHDVTTETALLGGAAIDATGDPLPASTIAACKATDAVLLGAVGGPEWDTLDPAVRPERGLLGIRKALGLFANLRPAILFPELAGASCLRPDITARGIDLLVVRELTGGIYFGEPRGERMAQGGRAVFNTMVYAEPEIERVVRVACGIARKRRGRLCSVDKANVLDVSRLWREVAIRTAAGYPDVELSHMYVDNAAMQLIRDPAQFDVLVTGNLFGDILSDEAAAITGSIGMLPSASLGEGGPSLFEPVHGSAPDIAGRDLANPLGMILSAAMMFRHAFRLEEEASCIESAVRSVLARGFRTGDIFTGQGRKVGCAEMGALVAAEL; translated from the coding sequence ATGCGCATCTGCATCATCCCCGGAGACGGTATCGGACCGGAGATTATGACTCAGGCCGTGGCCGTGCTGGAGAAAACGGCCCGTAAATTCGGCCATGACGTGACCACGGAAACCGCTCTGCTGGGCGGAGCGGCCATCGACGCCACGGGCGACCCTCTGCCCGCATCCACCATTGCCGCCTGCAAGGCCACCGATGCCGTGCTCCTGGGAGCCGTGGGCGGGCCCGAATGGGACACTCTGGATCCGGCCGTCCGTCCGGAGCGGGGTTTGCTCGGCATCCGCAAGGCTCTGGGGCTCTTCGCCAACCTGCGGCCGGCGATTCTTTTTCCCGAGTTGGCCGGAGCCTCATGCCTGCGGCCGGACATCACGGCCCGGGGCATCGACCTGCTGGTGGTGCGTGAGCTCACTGGAGGTATATATTTCGGCGAGCCGCGCGGGGAAAGGATGGCGCAGGGCGGACGGGCCGTCTTCAACACGATGGTCTACGCCGAGCCGGAAATCGAACGTGTCGTGCGCGTGGCCTGCGGCATCGCCCGCAAGCGGCGGGGCAGGCTGTGCTCCGTGGACAAGGCCAACGTGCTGGACGTGTCCCGGCTGTGGCGGGAAGTGGCCATCCGCACGGCGGCCGGATATCCGGACGTGGAGCTGTCGCACATGTATGTGGACAATGCGGCCATGCAGCTCATCCGCGATCCGGCACAGTTCGATGTGCTGGTCACGGGAAATCTTTTCGGTGACATCCTGTCCGACGAGGCGGCCGCCATCACCGGCTCCATCGGCATGTTGCCTTCGGCTTCGCTGGGTGAAGGCGGGCCGTCCCTGTTCGAACCCGTGCACGGTTCGGCTCCGGACATCGCGGGCCGCGACCTGGCCAATCCTCTGGGCATGATTCTGTCCGCAGCCATGATGTTCCGTCATGCCTTCAGACTGGAAGAAGAAGCCTCATGCATCGAAAGTGCGGTCCGGTCCGTGCTGGCCAGGGGGTTCCGCACCGGCGACATTTTCACAGGGCAGGGCAGGAAGGTCGGCTGTGCGGAAATGGGTGCGCTGGTGGCGGCGGAACTGTGA
- a CDS encoding 3-isopropylmalate dehydratase small subunit, giving the protein MIFQGRSHLVGDHIDTDAIIPARFLVTTDPAELGKKCFEGLEPGWVRRVQPGGILVAGENFGCGSSREHAPLAILGAGIPVVLARSYARIFYRNAFNMGLLLLELGADISRIGDGDELCIDVSGGIIENLGTGERIAFAPVPEFMMDMLSGGGLVAYVRRRLSG; this is encoded by the coding sequence ATGATTTTTCAGGGCAGAAGCCACCTGGTGGGCGATCACATCGACACGGACGCCATCATTCCGGCCAGATTTCTGGTCACGACCGATCCGGCGGAGCTGGGCAAAAAATGTTTCGAGGGGCTGGAACCGGGATGGGTCAGGCGCGTGCAGCCGGGCGGCATTCTGGTGGCCGGGGAAAACTTCGGCTGTGGATCGTCCCGTGAACACGCGCCGCTGGCCATTCTGGGCGCGGGCATCCCGGTGGTGCTGGCCAGAAGCTACGCGCGGATATTTTATCGCAACGCCTTCAACATGGGGTTGCTGCTGCTGGAGCTTGGCGCGGATATAAGCCGCATCGGCGATGGCGATGAACTGTGCATCGACGTTTCCGGCGGAATCATTGAAAATTTGGGCACAGGAGAGCGTATCGCCTTTGCTCCGGTCCCGGAGTTCATGATGGACATGCTGTCCGGAGGAGGGCTTGTGGCCTATGTGCGGCGCAGACTGTCCGGTTGA
- a CDS encoding 3-isopropylmalate dehydratase large subunit, with amino-acid sequence MRQTLARKILQRHTEEAVTADGQIVRCRVSLVLANDITAPLAIKSLREMGAVRVFDPERVALVCDHFTPNKDIDSAEQVRLVREFAREMDIVHYYEGGDSGVEHAILPEYGLVGPGDIIVGADSHTCTYGGLSAFATGLGSTDIAAAMALGETWFRVPETIRVNFTGRLPEYVGGKDLILLTIGEIGVAGALYRALEFGGEAVDALDVEGRMTMANMAIEAGAKAGLFSADIKTLDYCRSHGRTGDTLLAADEGAAYVRELAFDVNGLPPLVACPHLPDNVRPVDEVSGVRVDQVVIGSCTNGRIGDLREAARVIRGRKVAKGVRLIVIPASPGAYSQAMDEGLLRIFLDAGAIIGPPTCGPCLGGHMGILAGGERCLSTTNRNFRGRMGSLDAEVYLAGPAVAAATAVTGCITHPMKLG; translated from the coding sequence ATGCGCCAGACTCTAGCCCGGAAAATTCTGCAACGGCATACGGAGGAGGCCGTCACTGCCGACGGCCAGATCGTGCGCTGCCGGGTGTCTCTGGTGCTGGCCAACGATATCACCGCTCCTCTGGCCATCAAATCTCTGCGCGAGATGGGCGCCGTGCGGGTGTTCGACCCGGAGCGCGTGGCGCTGGTCTGTGACCATTTCACGCCCAACAAGGATATAGATTCCGCCGAGCAGGTCCGGCTGGTGCGCGAGTTTGCCCGCGAAATGGACATTGTCCATTATTACGAGGGCGGCGATTCCGGCGTGGAGCACGCCATACTGCCGGAGTACGGGCTGGTGGGGCCGGGGGATATCATCGTCGGCGCGGACAGTCATACCTGCACCTACGGCGGTCTGAGCGCTTTCGCCACGGGACTCGGCAGCACCGACATCGCGGCGGCCATGGCCCTGGGGGAAACCTGGTTCAGGGTCCCGGAGACCATCCGCGTCAATTTCACGGGCAGACTGCCCGAATATGTGGGCGGCAAGGATCTGATTCTTCTGACCATCGGCGAAATCGGCGTGGCCGGGGCGCTGTACAGGGCTTTGGAATTCGGCGGAGAGGCCGTCGACGCCTTGGATGTGGAAGGGCGCATGACCATGGCCAACATGGCCATCGAGGCCGGAGCCAAGGCCGGGCTTTTCTCCGCCGACATAAAAACTCTGGATTATTGCCGGAGCCATGGACGGACGGGAGACACTCTGCTGGCCGCCGACGAGGGCGCGGCCTATGTCCGGGAACTGGCCTTCGATGTGAATGGTCTGCCGCCGCTGGTGGCCTGTCCGCATCTGCCGGACAATGTGCGGCCCGTGGACGAGGTGTCCGGCGTGCGTGTGGACCAGGTGGTCATCGGATCGTGCACCAACGGCCGCATCGGCGACCTGCGCGAAGCGGCACGGGTCATCCGGGGGCGCAAGGTGGCGAAAGGCGTGCGCCTCATCGTCATTCCCGCTTCTCCGGGCGCGTATTCCCAAGCCATGGACGAGGGGCTTCTGCGCATTTTTCTGGACGCCGGGGCCATCATCGGCCCACCCACATGCGGACCGTGTCTGGGCGGGCACATGGGTATCCTGGCCGGCGGCGAGCGGTGTCTGTCCACTACCAACCGCAATTTCCGGGGCCGGATGGGCAGTCTGGACGCGGAAGTGTATCTGGCCGGTCCGGCCGTGGCCGCGGCTACCGCCGTGACGGGCTGTATCACTCACCCGATGAAACTCGGATGA
- a CDS encoding 2-isopropylmalate synthase: MVSESGENMDKVFFFDTTLRDGEQSPGATMNRNEKIRLARQLEILGVDVIEAGFPAASQGDFESVRDIAGTVKNCQVAALCRALPEDIDRAWEAVRHNPHGRLHTFVATSDIHMRHKLRKKPHQVLEMAEAAVRYAAARTSNVEFSAEDASRSDRDFLRRVLERAIAAGATTVNIPDTVGYTQPQEFAELIAYLLENVEGSHKVVFSVHCHNDLGLGTANTLAALKAGARQAEVTLTGVGERAGNAALEEVVMALEVRRDFYRLASGIRKEQLFPSGRLLSLIIGQPIPPCKPIIGVNAFAHESGIHQDGMLKNRQTYEIMTPQSVGRQDEDMVLGKHSGRAALVRRLEDLGYRLEAGQVDIVFAAMKKLADRKKEIFVEDLEAVILEEIFRIPDKYRLEYLSAVSGNMAIPNAVIKMYVDGEERVISDFGTGPVDAVFNTIARVVGRRPKLIRYAVNAITGGTDAQGEVTVKIEENGKTSVGRASDADIIQASAKAYLNALNRLAKKEEENACARL; encoded by the coding sequence ATGGTTTCGGAAAGCGGAGAAAATATGGACAAGGTGTTCTTCTTCGACACCACATTGCGGGATGGCGAGCAGTCTCCGGGCGCAACCATGAACCGCAACGAGAAAATCCGTCTGGCCCGGCAGCTGGAAATTCTCGGCGTGGACGTCATCGAGGCCGGGTTCCCGGCCGCCAGCCAGGGAGATTTCGAATCCGTCCGCGATATCGCCGGCACCGTGAAGAACTGTCAGGTGGCGGCCCTGTGCCGGGCCCTGCCCGAAGACATCGACCGCGCCTGGGAGGCTGTCCGGCACAATCCTCATGGCCGCCTGCATACCTTTGTAGCCACCTCGGACATTCACATGCGCCACAAGCTGCGCAAAAAGCCTCATCAGGTGCTGGAGATGGCCGAGGCCGCCGTCCGTTACGCCGCCGCCAGAACCTCCAACGTGGAATTCTCCGCCGAGGACGCTTCCCGCTCGGACCGCGACTTTCTGCGCCGCGTTCTGGAACGGGCCATTGCCGCCGGGGCGACCACCGTGAATATTCCCGATACCGTGGGCTACACTCAGCCCCAGGAGTTCGCGGAACTCATCGCCTATCTGCTGGAAAACGTGGAAGGCAGCCACAAGGTCGTATTTTCCGTGCACTGTCATAACGATCTGGGCCTGGGCACGGCCAATACTCTGGCCGCCCTCAAAGCCGGGGCGCGCCAGGCGGAGGTGACTCTGACCGGCGTCGGCGAGCGGGCGGGCAACGCGGCACTGGAAGAGGTGGTCATGGCCTTGGAGGTCCGCCGGGATTTTTACCGGCTGGCCTCCGGCATCAGAAAAGAGCAGCTTTTTCCATCCGGCAGGCTCCTTTCCCTGATCATCGGACAGCCCATCCCGCCCTGCAAGCCCATCATCGGCGTCAACGCCTTTGCTCACGAATCGGGCATCCACCAGGACGGCATGCTGAAGAACCGTCAGACCTACGAAATCATGACGCCGCAGTCTGTGGGCCGTCAGGACGAGGATATGGTGCTGGGCAAGCATTCCGGCCGGGCGGCCCTGGTCAGGCGTCTGGAGGACCTGGGCTACCGTCTGGAAGCCGGTCAGGTGGACATCGTGTTCGCGGCCATGAAGAAACTGGCCGACCGCAAGAAGGAAATTTTCGTGGAAGATCTGGAGGCCGTGATTCTGGAAGAAATCTTCCGCATCCCCGACAAGTACCGGCTGGAGTACCTGAGCGCCGTCAGCGGTAACATGGCCATCCCTAACGCGGTCATCAAAATGTATGTGGACGGGGAGGAGCGGGTCATTTCCGATTTCGGCACCGGCCCAGTGGACGCCGTGTTCAATACCATCGCCAGGGTGGTGGGGCGGCGGCCGAAGCTCATCCGCTACGCGGTCAACGCCATCACCGGCGGTACCGATGCCCAGGGCGAAGTGACCGTCAAGATAGAGGAAAACGGAAAGACTTCCGTGGGCCGGGCTTCCGATGCGGACATCATCCAGGCCAGCGCCAAGGCTTACCTGAACGCCCTGAACCGTCTGGCCAAGAAAGAGGAAGAGAACGCATGCGCCAGACTCTAG
- the pssA gene encoding CDP-diacylglycerol--serine O-phosphatidyltransferase produces the protein MELPKPRHRGYYLLPNMMTMASLLSGFLGMLWSIDGRFEMAALAVIVSCVFDGLDGKLARLTNSASDFGVQLDSLADLVAFGAAPALMIYQWQTHAFGRLGIMASFLVIACGALRLARFNVQTGKISKKFFIGLPIPAAACTLASFVFFSSYIPENMAVWLPGVTLALAFLVSILMVSNVRYASFKDGEMLRAHRFSATVTALLLFVLVASEPKLLGFLFFVGYIFSGLFHTYFILPLRGRSLLRDSSQKMP, from the coding sequence ATGGAACTGCCCAAACCCAGACACCGGGGTTATTATCTTCTGCCCAACATGATGACCATGGCCAGCCTGCTGTCGGGCTTTCTGGGCATGCTGTGGTCCATTGACGGGCGTTTCGAGATGGCGGCCCTGGCCGTCATAGTCAGCTGCGTTTTTGACGGACTGGACGGCAAACTGGCCCGGCTGACCAATTCCGCCTCGGATTTCGGCGTGCAGCTTGATTCCCTGGCCGATCTGGTGGCTTTCGGTGCGGCTCCGGCCCTCATGATCTACCAGTGGCAGACGCACGCCTTCGGCCGCCTGGGCATCATGGCCTCGTTTCTGGTCATTGCCTGCGGAGCCCTCCGCCTGGCCAGATTCAATGTCCAGACGGGCAAGATCAGCAAGAAATTCTTCATCGGCCTGCCCATTCCCGCCGCGGCCTGCACCCTGGCCTCTTTTGTCTTCTTCTCCTCCTACATTCCGGAGAACATGGCCGTGTGGCTGCCCGGCGTTACGCTGGCCCTGGCTTTCCTCGTTTCCATCCTGATGGTCAGCAACGTGCGTTACGCATCCTTCAAGGATGGAGAAATGCTCCGTGCGCACCGTTTCAGCGCCACGGTCACGGCGTTGCTGCTGTTCGTGCTGGTGGCCTCGGAGCCCAAGCTGCTCGGTTTTCTCTTTTTCGTCGGCTACATCTTTTCCGGCCTGTTCCACACCTACTTCATCCTTCCCCTGCGAGGGCGGTCCCTGCTCCGGGATTCTTCCCAGAAAATGCCGTAG
- a CDS encoding phosphatidylserine decarboxylase family protein, producing the protein MHKPSIGLSLEGMPFIFLTTVATLTFALIGCWPMAVLLLAVLFLVLNFFRDPERVVPQNAGAAVSPADGRIIKIEPMSDPLTGEERTAVCVFMNVFNVHVNRMPVAGRIARISYFGGKFLNASFDKASTDNERNAMLIEDRDGKQWTMVQIAGLIARRIICWGEEGDELARGQRFGLIKFGSRVDLYLPAGYAPAVRIGEKVFAGQTILARKQ; encoded by the coding sequence ATGCACAAGCCGAGCATCGGCCTGTCTCTTGAGGGCATGCCTTTTATTTTTCTGACCACCGTGGCCACCCTGACTTTTGCCCTGATCGGGTGCTGGCCCATGGCTGTCCTTTTACTGGCTGTCCTTTTTCTGGTGCTCAACTTTTTTCGCGACCCCGAGCGCGTGGTTCCCCAGAACGCGGGCGCGGCTGTTTCTCCGGCCGACGGCAGGATCATCAAGATCGAGCCCATGTCTGATCCCCTGACCGGCGAGGAACGCACGGCCGTATGCGTGTTCATGAACGTCTTCAACGTGCATGTGAACCGCATGCCCGTAGCCGGACGCATCGCCCGGATTTCCTATTTCGGCGGGAAGTTTCTGAATGCTTCCTTCGACAAGGCATCCACGGACAACGAGCGCAACGCCATGCTGATCGAGGACCGCGACGGCAAGCAGTGGACCATGGTCCAGATCGCGGGGCTCATCGCACGGCGGATCATCTGCTGGGGTGAGGAAGGGGACGAACTGGCGCGCGGGCAGCGTTTCGGCCTGATCAAGTTCGGCTCCAGAGTTGACCTGTATCTTCCCGCTGGCTATGCGCCAGCTGTCCGCATCGGAGAAAAGGTTTTCGCCGGACAGACCATCCTGGCCCGCAAACAGTAA
- a CDS encoding CgeB family protein — MADSRRILIVLPMYGGSLPIGRYCGNALRGLGHLVEYFEAPAFYSVFEALKGLRVGLDRLDHLENSFLQVVSQAVLAKVEAFSPDMVLALAQAPLSRQALKRLRRDGVPTAMWFVEDHELFTYWKAFAPLYDVFAVIQKGNFPDKLAAVGQSNSLYLPLAADPSVHRPLDLTDGERTRYGSELSFVGAGYPNRRLAFRQLARYDLRIWGNDWDEEMVLAGHLQRGGERIETDEVVRIFNASSININLHSSVRPGALVGDGDFVNPRTFELAACGAFQLVDRRSLMDGLFGPDELVLFEDMDGLLAAIEHYRFRPELRAEAAARSRARVLAEHTYTHRMTALLEHMAPLMAAPRSSSWPEEIPEELRGELDALLLKLGLSPSVPFADLVWAVRAQNGPLDRLETAILFLDEWKKQYSGERPGK; from the coding sequence ATGGCGGACTCCAGACGGATTCTGATCGTTCTGCCCATGTACGGCGGCTCTCTGCCCATCGGCCGGTACTGCGGCAATGCCCTGCGCGGGCTGGGGCATCTGGTGGAATATTTCGAGGCCCCGGCCTTTTATTCCGTCTTTGAAGCCCTGAAGGGTCTGCGCGTGGGGCTGGACCGTCTGGATCATCTGGAAAACAGTTTTCTGCAGGTGGTCTCTCAGGCCGTACTGGCCAAGGTGGAAGCTTTTTCTCCGGACATGGTTCTGGCTCTGGCCCAGGCTCCGCTGTCCCGGCAGGCCCTGAAGCGTCTGCGGCGCGACGGCGTGCCCACGGCCATGTGGTTTGTAGAGGATCACGAACTTTTCACCTACTGGAAGGCGTTCGCTCCTCTGTACGATGTTTTCGCCGTGATCCAGAAGGGGAATTTCCCGGACAAGCTGGCAGCCGTGGGGCAGTCCAATTCGCTGTATCTGCCTCTGGCGGCCGACCCTTCCGTGCACCGTCCCCTGGATCTCACGGATGGGGAGCGCACCCGCTACGGGAGCGAACTGTCTTTTGTGGGCGCGGGCTATCCCAACCGCCGCCTGGCTTTCCGGCAGCTCGCGCGTTACGATCTGCGCATCTGGGGCAACGACTGGGACGAAGAAATGGTGCTGGCCGGCCACCTTCAGCGCGGCGGGGAGCGCATTGAGACGGACGAAGTGGTGCGGATTTTCAATGCTTCGTCCATCAACATCAATCTGCACTCTTCCGTGCGGCCGGGCGCGCTGGTGGGCGACGGGGATTTCGTCAACCCGCGCACCTTCGAGCTGGCCGCCTGCGGAGCCTTTCAGCTGGTGGACCGCAGAAGCCTCATGGACGGACTCTTCGGGCCGGACGAGCTGGTTCTGTTCGAGGACATGGACGGTCTGCTGGCCGCCATCGAGCACTACCGTTTCCGGCCGGAGCTGCGGGCCGAGGCGGCCGCCCGGAGCCGGGCGCGGGTGCTGGCCGAACACACCTACACCCACCGCATGACGGCGCTTTTGGAACACATGGCCCCGCTCATGGCCGCTCCCCGTTCTTCGTCCTGGCCGGAAGAAATTCCGGAAGAACTGCGCGGCGAACTGGACGCGCTGCTGCTGAAGCTCGGCCTCTCGCCGTCGGTGCCTTTTGCGGATCTGGTCTGGGCCGTGCGGGCCCAGAACGGCCCTCTGGACCGTCTGGAGACGGCCATCCTGTTTCTCGATGAATGGAAGAAGCAATATTCCGGGGAGCGGCCGGGAAAATAG